Proteins from a genomic interval of Lelliottia amnigena:
- the alx gene encoding inner membrane protein alx yields MHSVGTPMLWGGFAVVVVIMLAIDLFLQGRRGAHGMTMKQAAAWSLVWVTLSLLFCAAFWWYLASTEGRAVADPQALAFLTGYLIEKALAVDNVFVWLMLFSYFAVPAALQRRVLVYGVLGAIILRTIMIFAGSWLITQFEWLLYVFGAFLLFTGIKMALAKEDETGIGEKPLVKWIRGHLRMTDTIDNEHFFVRKNGLLFATPLLLVLILVELSDVIFAVDSIPAIFAVTTDPFIVLTSNLFAILGLRAMYFLLAGVAERFSMLKYGLSVILVFIGIKMLIVDFYHIPIAISLGIVFGILALTLVINAWVNHQNDKKQQAQ; encoded by the coding sequence ATGCATTCTGTCGGCACTCCAATGTTATGGGGCGGATTCGCAGTGGTGGTGGTCATCATGCTGGCGATCGATCTGTTTTTACAGGGTCGTCGCGGCGCACATGGCATGACCATGAAACAGGCCGCCGCCTGGTCGCTGGTGTGGGTCACCCTCTCTCTGCTGTTTTGCGCCGCGTTCTGGTGGTATCTGGCCTCAACCGAAGGCCGCGCAGTAGCCGATCCTCAGGCGCTCGCATTCCTCACGGGTTATCTGATTGAGAAAGCCTTAGCCGTCGATAACGTCTTTGTCTGGCTGATGCTGTTCAGCTATTTTGCCGTTCCTGCTGCCCTTCAGCGCCGCGTGCTGGTTTACGGCGTGCTGGGTGCGATCATCCTGCGTACCATCATGATCTTCGCCGGTAGCTGGCTGATTACGCAGTTCGAATGGCTGCTGTACGTGTTTGGCGCATTCCTGCTGTTTACCGGTATCAAAATGGCACTGGCAAAAGAGGACGAAACCGGGATTGGCGAGAAGCCGTTGGTGAAATGGATCCGTGGTCATCTACGCATGACCGACACCATTGATAACGAGCATTTCTTCGTGCGTAAGAACGGCCTGCTGTTTGCCACGCCGCTGCTGCTGGTGCTGATTCTGGTTGAACTGAGTGACGTAATTTTCGCGGTCGACAGTATTCCGGCAATTTTCGCGGTAACCACCGATCCGTTCATCGTCCTGACGTCTAACCTGTTTGCGATCCTCGGCTTGCGTGCGATGTACTTCCTGTTGGCCGGCGTGGCTGAGCGCTTCTCCATGCTCAAATATGGTCTGTCAGTGATTCTGGTCTTCATCGGTATCAAGATGCTGATCGTTGATTTCTACCATATTCCAATCGCGATTTCGTTGGGCATTGTGTTTGGTATTCTGGCGCTGACGCTGGTGATTAACGCATGGGTTAACCATCAGAACGATAAGAAGCAGCAGGCGCAGTAG
- the sstT gene encoding sodium:dicarboxylate symporter, whose product MTMQSSGLLARIAQGSLVKQILVGLVLGILLALISKPAAEAVGLLGTLFVGALKAVAPILVLMLVMASIANHQHGQKTNIRPILFLYLLGTFSAALTAVVFSFLFPSTLHLSSAAGDITPPSGIVEVLRGLLMSMVSNPVNALLNANYIGILVWAVGLGFALRHGNETTKNLVNDVSNAVTFMVKIVIRFAPIGIFGLVSSTLATTGFETLWGYAQLLIVLIGCMLLVALVINPLLVFWQIRRNPYPLVLTCLRESGVYAFFTRSSAANIPVNMALAEKLNLDRDTYSVSIPLGATVNMAGAAITITVLTLAAVHTLGIPVDLPTALLLSVVASLCACGASGVAGGSLLLIPLACNMFGIPNEIAMQVVAVGFIIGVLQDSCETALNSSTDVLFTAAACQAEDARLAKNALRS is encoded by the coding sequence ATGACCATGCAATCGTCTGGTCTGCTCGCGCGTATTGCGCAGGGCAGCCTGGTTAAACAAATACTGGTAGGCCTGGTATTGGGTATTCTGCTGGCGCTGATCTCAAAACCGGCGGCTGAAGCGGTCGGTTTGCTCGGCACGCTGTTTGTCGGCGCGTTGAAAGCGGTAGCACCAATACTCGTTTTGATGCTGGTAATGGCCTCTATTGCCAACCATCAGCACGGACAAAAAACCAATATCCGCCCTATTCTGTTCCTTTACCTGCTGGGGACATTTTCTGCCGCGCTGACCGCGGTGGTGTTCAGTTTCCTGTTCCCGTCCACCTTGCATCTGTCCAGCGCGGCGGGCGATATCACACCGCCATCCGGTATTGTGGAAGTGTTACGCGGCCTGCTGATGAGCATGGTTTCTAACCCTGTTAATGCCCTGCTTAACGCTAACTATATTGGCATTCTGGTTTGGGCGGTTGGCCTGGGCTTTGCGCTGCGTCACGGTAACGAAACAACGAAAAACCTGGTCAACGATGTCTCAAACGCCGTGACCTTTATGGTAAAAATCGTCATTCGCTTTGCGCCAATCGGTATCTTCGGCCTGGTCTCCTCCACGCTGGCGACCACGGGTTTCGAGACGCTTTGGGGCTACGCCCAACTGCTGATCGTGCTGATTGGTTGTATGCTGCTGGTGGCGCTGGTGATTAACCCGCTGCTGGTCTTCTGGCAGATCCGTCGCAACCCTTATCCGCTGGTTCTCACCTGTCTGCGTGAAAGTGGCGTGTATGCATTCTTTACCCGCAGCTCTGCGGCGAATATTCCGGTGAATATGGCGCTGGCCGAGAAGCTGAATCTGGATCGTGACACCTATTCGGTCTCCATTCCGTTGGGCGCAACCGTCAACATGGCTGGCGCGGCTATCACCATTACGGTGCTGACGCTGGCAGCAGTTCATACGCTGGGTATCCCGGTTGACCTGCCAACAGCCCTGTTGCTGAGCGTGGTGGCATCGCTGTGCGCCTGTGGCGCATCGGGTGTGGCGGGAGGTTCGCTGCTGCTGATTCCGCTGGCATGTAATATGTTCGGCATCCCGAATGAGATCGCCATGCAGGTGGTCGCCGTTGGCTTTATTATCGGCGTATTGCAGGACTCTTGCGAAACCGCGTTGAACTCTTCAACCGACGTGCTGTTCACCGCCGCCGCATGCCAGGCAGAAGACGCGCGTTTAGCGAAGAACGCTCTGCGCAGTTAA
- the garD_1 gene encoding D-altronate dehydratase: MQYIKIHSLDNVGVALADLAEGTEVTFDTLSVTLRQAIGRGHKFALIPIAKGENVVKYGLPIGHALADIAPGEYIHSHNTRTNLSDLDEYSYQPDFQAEVGQAADRDVEIYRRASGEVGIRNELWILPTVGCVNGIARQIQTRFLKETHDAEGTDGVFLFSHTYGCSQLGDDHINTRTMLQNMVRHPNAGAVLVIGLGCENNQVDAFRETLGDFDPDRVHFMVCQHQDDEVEAGLEQLHQLYDVMRHDKREPGKLSELKFGLECGGSDGLSGITANPMLGQFSDYMISNGGTTVLTEVPEMFGAERILMSHCRDEETFEKTVTMVNDFKQYFIAHNQPIYENPSPGNKAGGITTLEEKSLGCTQKAGASQVVDVLRYGERLKTHGLNLLSAPGNDAVATSALAGAGCHMVLFSTGRGTPYGGFVPTVKIATNSELAAKKKHWIDFDAGQLIHGKAMPQLLNEFIDTIVEFANGKQTCNEKNDFRELAIFKSGVTL, encoded by the coding sequence ATGCAATACATCAAGATCCATTCGCTGGATAACGTTGGCGTAGCACTGGCAGATTTGGCCGAAGGGACGGAAGTCACTTTCGACACGCTTTCGGTCACGTTACGCCAGGCCATTGGGCGTGGACACAAATTTGCCCTGATCCCCATTGCTAAAGGGGAAAACGTGGTGAAATACGGTTTGCCCATCGGCCATGCGCTGGCGGACATTGCGCCGGGTGAATACATTCACTCTCACAATACCCGCACCAATCTCAGCGATCTGGACGAGTACAGCTATCAACCTGATTTTCAGGCCGAAGTTGGGCAGGCGGCAGATCGCGACGTTGAGATCTATCGCCGCGCCAGCGGGGAAGTGGGGATCCGCAATGAGCTGTGGATCCTGCCTACCGTCGGCTGTGTGAACGGGATCGCGCGTCAGATCCAGACGCGTTTTCTGAAAGAAACCCACGACGCCGAAGGCACCGACGGGGTATTCCTGTTTAGCCACACTTATGGCTGCTCACAGCTCGGTGACGACCACATTAACACTCGCACCATGCTGCAAAACATGGTGCGCCACCCCAATGCGGGTGCGGTGCTGGTGATTGGCCTCGGCTGCGAGAACAACCAGGTGGATGCTTTCCGCGAAACGCTGGGAGATTTCGATCCTGACCGCGTGCACTTTATGGTGTGTCAGCATCAGGATGACGAAGTGGAAGCGGGGCTTGAGCAACTGCATCAGCTGTATGACGTGATGCGTCACGACAAACGTGAGCCGGGCAAACTGAGCGAGCTGAAGTTTGGTCTGGAGTGCGGCGGTTCCGATGGCCTGTCAGGCATTACCGCTAACCCGATGCTGGGGCAATTCTCGGACTACATGATCAGCAACGGCGGCACGACCGTACTGACCGAAGTCCCAGAAATGTTTGGCGCTGAACGCATTCTGATGAGCCATTGCCGCGACGAAGAGACGTTCGAAAAAACCGTCACCATGGTGAACGATTTCAAACAATATTTCATCGCGCACAATCAGCCGATTTACGAAAACCCATCGCCGGGTAACAAAGCGGGCGGGATCACCACGCTCGAAGAGAAATCCCTTGGCTGCACGCAGAAAGCGGGCGCAAGCCAGGTGGTGGACGTGCTGCGTTATGGCGAACGTTTGAAAACCCACGGTCTGAATCTGCTCAGCGCGCCGGGCAATGACGCCGTCGCCACCAGTGCTCTGGCAGGCGCAGGCTGTCATATGGTGCTGTTCAGTACTGGTCGCGGTACGCCTTACGGCGGTTTTGTTCCGACGGTGAAAATTGCCACCAACAGCGAACTGGCTGCCAAGAAAAAGCACTGGATCGACTTCGATGCCGGTCAGCTGATTCACGGCAAAGCGATGCCGCAACTGCTGAATGAGTTCATCGATACCATCGTTGAATTTGCCAACGGCAAGCAGACCTGTAACGAGAAGAATGATTTCCGCGAACTGGCAATCTTTAAGAGTGGTGTGACGCTGTAA
- the exuT_2 gene encoding d-galactonate transporter — protein sequence MRKIKGLRWYMIALVTLGTVLGYLTRNTIAAAAPTLMEELHISTQQYSYIIAAYSAAYTIMQPVAGYLLDVLGTKVGYAFFAVTWAIFCGATALAGSWGGLALARGAVGAAEAAMIPAGLKASSEWFPAKERSIAVGYFNVGSSIGAMIAPPLVVWAIVMHSWQLAFIISGVLSFAWAMAWLIFYKHPRDQKKLSDEEREYIISGQESQHQTNNGKKMTPWQILGTRQFWGIALPRFLAEPAWGTFNAWIPLFMFKVYGFNLKEIAMFAWMPMLFADLGCIVGGYLPPLFQRWFGVNLIVSRKMVVTMGALLMIGPGMIGLFTSPYVAIGLLCIGGFAHQSLSGALITLSSDVFGRNEVATANGLTGMAAWTASTMFALVVGALADTIGFSPLFAVLAIFDLMGAVVIWTVLKNQSAEELQNSSVGGPAAQS from the coding sequence ATGCGTAAAATTAAAGGGTTACGTTGGTACATGATTGCACTGGTGACGCTCGGCACCGTGCTGGGTTACCTGACGCGTAACACCATAGCAGCGGCTGCGCCAACGCTAATGGAAGAGCTGCATATCTCCACGCAGCAATACTCATACATTATCGCGGCTTACTCCGCGGCTTATACCATCATGCAGCCTGTTGCGGGCTACCTTCTGGATGTTCTCGGCACCAAAGTGGGCTACGCCTTCTTCGCCGTAACCTGGGCGATTTTCTGTGGTGCAACCGCACTGGCAGGAAGCTGGGGCGGACTGGCGTTAGCACGTGGTGCGGTCGGTGCGGCAGAAGCAGCAATGATCCCTGCGGGCCTGAAAGCCAGTTCCGAATGGTTCCCGGCAAAAGAGCGCTCCATCGCCGTGGGTTACTTCAACGTCGGTTCTTCTATTGGCGCGATGATTGCTCCTCCGCTCGTGGTGTGGGCTATCGTGATGCACAGCTGGCAGTTGGCGTTCATCATCTCCGGCGTACTGAGCTTTGCCTGGGCGATGGCGTGGCTGATTTTCTACAAACACCCGCGCGATCAGAAGAAACTGTCTGACGAAGAACGTGAATACATCATTAGCGGTCAGGAGTCTCAACACCAGACCAACAATGGCAAGAAAATGACGCCGTGGCAGATCCTGGGCACCCGCCAGTTCTGGGGTATTGCCCTGCCACGTTTCCTGGCAGAACCGGCCTGGGGAACGTTCAACGCCTGGATCCCGCTGTTCATGTTTAAAGTCTACGGCTTTAACCTGAAAGAGATCGCGATGTTTGCCTGGATGCCAATGCTGTTCGCTGACCTGGGCTGTATCGTTGGGGGCTATCTGCCGCCGCTGTTCCAGCGCTGGTTTGGTGTGAACCTGATCGTTTCCCGTAAAATGGTGGTCACCATGGGCGCACTCCTGATGATTGGCCCGGGCATGATCGGTCTCTTCACCAGCCCATACGTGGCAATTGGTCTGCTGTGTATTGGTGGTTTTGCTCACCAGTCCCTGTCTGGCGCACTGATTACCCTCTCTTCTGACGTCTTTGGACGTAACGAAGTGGCAACCGCCAACGGCCTGACCGGGATGGCAGCCTGGACCGCGAGTACCATGTTTGCCCTGGTCGTCGGTGCGCTGGCGGATACCATCGGCTTCAGCCCGCTGTTCGCTGTACTGGCTATCTTCGATCTGATGGGGGCTGTCGTTATCTGGACGGTACTGAAAAACCAGTCAGCCGAGGAGCTACAAAACAGCTCGGTGGGTGGGCCCGCCGCACAAAGTTAG
- the afr_2 gene encoding oxidoreductase domain-containing protein, translating into MIRFAVIGTNWITRQFVDAAHETGKYKLTAVYSRSLEQAQSFASDYPVEHLFTSLDDMAQSDAIDAVYIASPNALHSQQTLQFLAHKKHVICEKPLASNIQEVEAAIALARENQVVLFEAFKTASLPNFLLLQQSLPKLGKVRKAFINYCQYSSRYQRYLDGENPNTFNPAFSNGSIMDIGFYCLASAVALWGEPHGVMATASLLDSGVDAHGVVVMDYGDFSVTLQHSKVSDSVLPSEIQGEAGSLVIEKISECQKVSFVPRGGKPQELTQPQHINTMLYEAEVFARLVENNEVNHPGLAVSRTTAKLQTEIRRQTGVVFPADGVSAEAIA; encoded by the coding sequence ATGATACGTTTCGCTGTTATTGGTACGAACTGGATCACGCGCCAGTTCGTTGACGCCGCCCATGAAACCGGCAAATACAAACTCACCGCCGTTTATTCCCGCAGCCTTGAACAGGCGCAGTCTTTTGCAAGCGATTATCCCGTCGAACATCTGTTTACCTCGCTCGACGACATGGCGCAAAGCGACGCAATCGACGCGGTCTATATCGCCAGCCCGAACGCTCTGCATTCGCAACAAACCCTGCAGTTCCTCGCCCATAAAAAGCATGTGATTTGCGAGAAGCCGCTGGCGTCGAATATTCAGGAAGTGGAAGCCGCTATCGCCCTGGCGCGCGAAAACCAGGTGGTGTTGTTCGAAGCGTTCAAAACCGCCAGCCTGCCGAATTTCCTGCTGTTGCAGCAATCGCTGCCAAAGCTTGGCAAGGTGCGCAAAGCGTTTATTAACTACTGCCAGTATTCCTCGCGCTATCAGCGCTATCTGGATGGCGAAAACCCGAACACCTTTAATCCGGCGTTCTCGAATGGGTCGATTATGGATATCGGCTTTTACTGCCTGGCCTCTGCGGTTGCACTCTGGGGCGAGCCGCACGGCGTGATGGCCACCGCCAGCCTGCTGGACAGCGGCGTGGATGCGCACGGTGTGGTGGTAATGGATTACGGTGATTTCAGCGTGACGCTACAGCATTCTAAAGTCAGCGATTCCGTGCTACCGAGCGAAATTCAGGGCGAAGCCGGATCGTTGGTGATCGAAAAAATTTCAGAATGCCAGAAGGTGAGCTTTGTGCCGCGCGGTGGAAAGCCGCAGGAGCTGACGCAGCCTCAACATATTAACACTATGCTCTATGAGGCAGAGGTCTTCGCTCGCCTGGTAGAAAATAACGAAGTGAATCACCCTGGGCTGGCGGTAAGTCGTACGACAGCGAAACTGCAGACGGAAATCCGTCGTCAGACGGGCGTGGTTTTCCCTGCGGATGGCGTGAGCGCTGAAGCCATCGCGTAA
- the uxaC gene encoding glucuronate isomerase yields MTPFMTEDFLLDTEFARRLYHDYAKDQPIFDYHCHLPPQQVAENYRFKNLYDIWLKGDHYKWRAMRTNGVAERLCTGDATDREKFDAWAATVPHTIGNPLYHWTHLELRRPFGITGKLLSPTTADEIWNQCGDLLAQDNFSARGIMKQMNVKMVGTTDDPIDSLEHHAIVAKDTSFDIKVLPSWRPDKAFNIEQATFSDYMAKLAEVSDTDIRRFTDLQSALTKRLDHFAAHGCKVSDHALDVVLFAESNEAELDSILARRLSGESLSEHEVAQFKTAVLVFLGAEYARRGWVQQYHIGALRNNNQRQFKLLGADVGFDSINDRPLAEELSKLLSKQNEQNLLPKTILYCLNPRDNEVLGTMIGNFQGEGMPGKMQFGSGWWFNDQKDGMERQMTQLAQLGLLSRFVGMLTDSRSFLSYTRHEYFRRILCQMIGRWVAAGEAPADIQLLGEMVKNICFNNARDYFAIELN; encoded by the coding sequence ATGACGCCGTTTATGACCGAAGATTTCCTATTAGATACCGAATTTGCTCGCCGTCTGTACCATGACTACGCAAAAGACCAGCCGATTTTCGACTACCACTGCCATTTGCCGCCGCAGCAGGTTGCCGAAAATTACCGCTTCAAAAACCTGTATGACATCTGGCTGAAGGGTGACCACTACAAATGGCGTGCGATGCGCACCAACGGTGTGGCGGAGCGCCTGTGTACAGGCGATGCGACTGACCGCGAGAAGTTTGATGCGTGGGCAGCAACCGTGCCACACACCATCGGTAACCCGCTGTATCACTGGACACATCTGGAACTGCGTCGCCCATTTGGTATCACCGGCAAACTGCTGTCGCCAACCACTGCTGACGAAATCTGGAACCAGTGTGGCGATTTGCTGGCGCAGGATAACTTCTCTGCACGCGGCATCATGAAGCAGATGAACGTGAAGATGGTCGGCACCACTGACGATCCGATTGATTCTCTTGAACACCACGCGATCGTCGCGAAAGACACCTCTTTCGATATCAAAGTGCTGCCGAGCTGGCGCCCGGATAAAGCCTTCAATATTGAGCAGGCGACGTTCAGCGACTACATGGCGAAACTGGCCGAAGTGTCTGATACCGATATCCGTCGCTTCACCGATCTGCAATCCGCGCTGACCAAACGTCTGGACCACTTTGCCGCCCACGGCTGTAAAGTCTCTGACCACGCGCTGGACGTGGTGCTGTTTGCTGAATCAAACGAAGCAGAACTGGATAGCATCCTGGCACGCCGTCTGTCCGGTGAAAGCCTAAGCGAACACGAAGTGGCGCAGTTTAAAACTGCGGTGCTGGTCTTCCTGGGCGCAGAATACGCGCGTCGCGGCTGGGTTCAGCAGTATCACATCGGTGCGCTGCGCAACAATAACCAGCGTCAGTTCAAACTGCTGGGCGCAGACGTTGGCTTTGACTCCATCAACGATCGCCCGCTGGCAGAAGAGCTGTCAAAACTCCTGAGCAAACAGAACGAACAAAATCTGCTGCCAAAAACCATCCTGTACTGTCTGAACCCGCGCGACAACGAAGTGCTGGGCACCATGATCGGCAACTTCCAGGGCGAAGGCATGCCAGGCAAGATGCAGTTCGGTTCCGGCTGGTGGTTCAACGATCAGAAAGACGGCATGGAACGTCAGATGACGCAGCTGGCGCAGTTAGGTCTGTTGAGCCGCTTCGTCGGCATGCTGACCGACAGCCGCAGCTTCTTGTCCTATACCCGCCATGAATATTTCCGCCGCATTCTGTGCCAGATGATTGGTCGCTGGGTGGCTGCAGGTGAAGCGCCCGCTGACATTCAACTGCTGGGTGAAATGGTGAAAAACATCTGCTTTAACAATGCGCGCGACTACTTCGCCATTGAACTGAACTAA